In Campylobacter vicugnae, a genomic segment contains:
- a CDS encoding 4Fe-4S dicluster domain-containing protein produces the protein MIEQPLNTAVWVDESRCKACDICVSYCPAGVLNMKEDIHAIQGMMIEVSHPEACIGCRDCELHCPDFAIYVAEKGFKFAKLSPEAKERAAAIKANHFRKVN, from the coding sequence ATGATAGAACAACCGCTTAATACAGCTGTTTGGGTCGATGAGAGTAGGTGTAAAGCTTGCGATATTTGTGTGAGCTATTGCCCTGCTGGTGTTTTGAATATGAAAGAAGATATCCATGCTATTCAAGGAATGATGATTGAAGTTAGTCATCCTGAGGCATGTATTGGCTGTAGGGATTGTGAGCTTCACTGTCCTGATTTTGCTATTTATGTAGCTGAAAAAGGGTTTAAATTTGCAAAACTTAGCCCTGAAGCAAAAGAGAGAGCAGCCGCAATTAAGGCAAATCATTTTAGGAAAGTCAATTAA
- a CDS encoding lactate/malate family dehydrogenase, translating into MKIAIIGAGNVGASIASLLLSKQMCDNIALIDINSNLAKAKAIDLSQMAIALSQSAKVVGGDDYKLLENFDIVIITAGVARKDGQSRSELAKINANIVVDASKKIAKFAPNSTIIVVTNPLDIMVYVAYKSSGFNKSKIIGMAGELDSARLKFSLQNYLGKDMKDSKSCVIGMHNDSMICLSSENLNSNEFENIKSQTINGGALIVKLMNTSAFYAPAAGVINICQALIYGNSKPLSCSVLDDNLVAFSRLVKLDKNGVKELLELNLEQKDREILDKSIDEFIININNLNLNGF; encoded by the coding sequence GTGAAAATTGCAATAATAGGTGCTGGAAATGTAGGAGCTAGCATAGCTAGCTTGCTACTTTCTAAACAGATGTGCGATAATATTGCATTAATTGATATCAATTCAAATTTAGCTAAAGCCAAAGCAATTGATCTATCGCAAATGGCTATTGCTCTATCACAAAGTGCTAAAGTAGTAGGTGGAGATGATTATAAACTTTTAGAAAATTTTGATATAGTTATAATCACTGCTGGAGTAGCCAGAAAAGATGGTCAAAGCAGATCTGAACTTGCTAAAATAAATGCTAATATAGTAGTTGATGCATCAAAAAAAATAGCTAAATTTGCTCCCAATTCAACTATAATAGTAGTAACAAATCCACTTGATATAATGGTATATGTGGCTTATAAGTCAAGTGGATTTAATAAAAGCAAGATTATAGGAATGGCTGGCGAGCTAGATAGTGCTAGGCTTAAATTCTCTTTACAAAATTATCTAGGCAAAGATATGAAAGACTCAAAATCTTGCGTAATAGGTATGCATAATGATAGTATGATATGTTTAAGTAGCGAGAATTTAAATAGTAATGAGTTTGAAAATATTAAATCTCAAACTATAAATGGCGGAGCTTTAATAGTAAAATTGATGAATACATCTGCATTTTACGCACCAGCTGCTGGAGTTATAAATATTTGCCAAGCGTTAATATATGGCAATTCAAAGCCACTTAGCTGTTCAGTTTTAGATGATAATTTAGTAGCATTTAGCCGATTAGTAAAACTTGATAAAAATGGCGTAAAAGAGTTATTGGAGTTAAATTTAGAGCAAAAAGATAGAGAAATTTTAGATAAAAGTATAGATGAATTTATAATTAATATAAATAATCTTAATTTAAATGGGTTCTAA
- a CDS encoding NADP-dependent isocitrate dehydrogenase, whose translation MADIIYTYTDEAPALATFSLLPVIKEFLGRAGISIDTMDISLAGRILANFPENLKDDQKVPNYLEILGEMTKEKTANIIKLPNISASLPQLNAAIAELQSKGFDVPNYPENPANEKEADIKARYAKVLGSAVNPVLREGNSDRRCAGAVKAYAKEFPHKNGAWDSTIKTRVAYMDSGDFYGNEKSVIVKDSSEFKIEFTDKNGNTKVLKDSIKAASGDVVSATFMSAAKLDKFIAKTIQDAKNESLLYSVHLKATMMKVSDPVMFGHFVKVFFAEIFEEFGSELNAAGVVANNGLKDLFAKIENLPIKDKIIAKYNEILDKNPDLAMVDSDKGITNLHVPSDVIIDASMPAMIRNSGKMWDKNGKTADTLAVIPDRTYATIYEATIDDLKANGALNPATIGSVSNVGLMAKKAEEYGSHDKTFIASEAGKFTVSSNAGQKMEFEVEAGDIFRAMQAKSEAIKDWIKLAINRANATKSTAIFWLDSARAHDASMIEIVNSELKNYDLNGLDISIAAPTEAIKKSISIIRTGKDAISVTGNVLRDYLTDLFPILELGTSAKMLSIVPLLNGGGLFETGAGGSAPKIAQQLIEENHLRWDSLGEFLALGASLEHLANVSGKKEAAVLADTLDKAIVSYLKNDNSPRKNVGENDNRGSHFYLALYWADELAKSELSAKFSGIAAALNENKSIITDELNGSQGNSVDVGGYYIFDDAKVSAVMRPSAIYNQSLKK comes from the coding sequence ATGGCAGATATAATCTACACTTACACAGACGAGGCGCCAGCATTGGCTACATTTTCACTTTTACCAGTTATTAAGGAATTTTTAGGTCGTGCTGGAATTAGCATTGATACTATGGATATCTCATTAGCTGGTAGAATTTTAGCAAACTTTCCTGAGAATCTAAAAGATGATCAAAAAGTTCCAAACTACCTAGAAATCTTAGGTGAAATGACTAAAGAAAAAACAGCAAATATCATCAAACTTCCAAATATCTCAGCTTCGCTTCCACAATTAAATGCAGCTATTGCTGAGCTACAATCAAAAGGTTTTGATGTACCAAACTATCCAGAAAATCCAGCTAATGAAAAAGAGGCTGATATAAAAGCAAGATATGCTAAAGTATTAGGAAGTGCGGTAAATCCAGTTTTAAGAGAGGGTAATAGCGATAGAAGATGCGCTGGAGCTGTTAAAGCTTATGCAAAAGAATTCCCGCATAAAAATGGCGCATGGGATAGCACTATTAAAACAAGAGTTGCTTATATGGATAGTGGCGACTTTTATGGTAATGAAAAATCAGTAATAGTAAAAGATTCAAGTGAGTTCAAAATTGAATTTACTGATAAAAATGGCAATACAAAAGTACTAAAAGATAGCATAAAAGCTGCTAGTGGTGATGTAGTTAGTGCTACATTTATGAGTGCTGCAAAACTAGATAAATTCATTGCTAAAACAATACAAGATGCTAAAAATGAGTCACTATTATACTCAGTACATCTAAAAGCTACAATGATGAAAGTGAGCGATCCAGTTATGTTTGGTCACTTTGTGAAGGTATTTTTTGCAGAGATTTTTGAAGAGTTTGGTAGTGAGTTAAATGCAGCTGGAGTAGTAGCAAATAATGGCTTAAAAGATCTATTTGCTAAAATAGAAAACCTACCTATAAAAGATAAAATTATAGCAAAATATAATGAAATTTTAGATAAAAACCCAGACTTAGCAATGGTTGATAGCGATAAAGGTATCACAAATTTACATGTGCCAAGCGATGTAATTATCGATGCTTCTATGCCTGCTATGATTAGAAATAGTGGTAAAATGTGGGATAAAAATGGCAAAACAGCTGATACTTTAGCAGTTATTCCTGATCGTACATATGCTACTATATATGAAGCTACTATAGATGATCTAAAAGCAAATGGCGCACTAAATCCAGCGACTATTGGTAGCGTTTCAAATGTAGGTTTAATGGCTAAAAAAGCTGAAGAGTATGGTAGTCATGATAAGACATTTATAGCTAGTGAAGCTGGTAAATTTACAGTTAGTAGTAACGCTGGTCAAAAAATGGAATTTGAAGTTGAAGCTGGTGATATATTTAGAGCAATGCAAGCAAAAAGCGAAGCTATTAAAGATTGGATTAAACTAGCAATTAATAGAGCAAACGCTACAAAATCAACTGCAATATTCTGGCTTGATAGTGCTAGAGCTCACGATGCTAGTATGATTGAAATAGTAAATTCAGAGCTTAAAAATTATGATTTAAATGGTCTAGATATTAGTATTGCAGCACCAACAGAAGCGATTAAAAAATCAATCTCTATAATTAGAACTGGCAAAGATGCAATTAGTGTAACTGGCAATGTATTAAGAGATTATTTAACAGATTTATTCCCAATATTAGAACTTGGAACAAGTGCAAAAATGCTATCAATTGTTCCTTTATTAAACGGTGGCGGATTATTTGAGACTGGTGCTGGCGGTAGCGCTCCTAAAATTGCTCAACAATTAATAGAAGAAAACCATCTTCGCTGGGATAGCTTAGGTGAGTTTTTAGCGCTTGGTGCGAGTTTAGAGCATTTAGCAAATGTAAGCGGTAAAAAAGAAGCTGCAGTATTAGCTGATACACTAGATAAAGCAATTGTAAGTTATCTTAAAAATGACAACTCGCCACGCAAAAATGTAGGTGAAAATGATAACCGTGGTAGCCACTTCTATTTAGCATTATACTGGGCTGATGAGTTAGCAAAAAGTGAATTATCTGCTAAATTTAGCGGTATAGCAGCAGCTTTAAATGAGAATAAATCTATAATTACAGATGAGTTAAATGGTTCTCAAGGCAATAGTGTAGATGTTGGTGGATATTATATTTTTGATGATGCTAAAGTCTCAGCTGTAATGAGACCAAGTGCAATTTATAATCAATCTCTTAAGAAATAG
- a CDS encoding SixA phosphatase family protein, giving the protein MKTIYFIRHAKAKKIADSDFIRELNSKGKEAAKLMSKRLKNRNITPDIIISSPANRTAKTAKIFAKNLKFNKDIKFEKSLYEASIKEYLDIIKQIDSTVDTVFIVGHNDTLTQICELLSDSHIGNIPTAGVFGIEFDVMEFKEIEARTGKVLLFDYPKKLE; this is encoded by the coding sequence ATGAAAACTATATATTTTATTCGACATGCAAAAGCCAAGAAAATAGCTGATAGTGATTTTATTAGAGAGCTTAATAGTAAAGGTAAAGAGGCCGCAAAGCTGATGTCAAAAAGATTAAAAAATAGAAATATCACTCCAGATATTATCATATCCTCACCAGCAAACCGCACCGCAAAAACAGCCAAAATATTTGCAAAAAATCTTAAATTTAATAAAGATATTAAATTTGAAAAATCACTTTATGAAGCAAGTATTAAAGAGTATTTAGATATTATTAAGCAGATTGATAGTACCGTAGATACTGTTTTTATCGTAGGTCATAATGATACTTTAACACAAATTTGCGAGCTTTTAAGCGATAGCCATATTGGCAATATTCCAACTGCAGGAGTTTTTGGGATTGAGTTTGATGTGATGGAATTTAAAGAAATAGAGGCTAGAACTGGCAAAGTTTTACTCTTTGACTATCCAAAAAAGCTTGAATAA
- a CDS encoding ferritin-like domain-containing protein has protein sequence MRFFDEIWECLNCYDLEQKFAKFNQIWDNFYDCKMDYDSHILPLSTPSYAKFCDVKSLKELKQKHSTQAFLHSIAHIEYSAIDIALDACYRFRNLPMEYYLDWLEVAKDEIRHFNMICQKMKSIGVTYGDYPVHNGLFVALVITSDSLVNRMAVLPRYMEANGLDANLFMMQKLNANGDKDGILDILKIIHKEEIEHVSKGDKWFKFACNIKNIDPNSWIDIIRKFYPKAFEAKRALDIEHRLLAGFTQDEIDKIQKFQEIV, from the coding sequence ATGAGATTTTTTGATGAAATTTGGGAGTGTTTAAACTGTTATGATTTAGAGCAGAAATTTGCTAAATTCAACCAAATTTGGGATAATTTTTATGATTGCAAGATGGATTATGATAGTCATATTTTACCACTTTCAACCCCTAGTTATGCTAAATTTTGCGATGTAAAATCTCTAAAAGAGTTAAAGCAAAAGCATAGCACTCAAGCATTTTTACACTCTATTGCTCATATTGAATATAGTGCTATTGATATTGCCTTAGATGCGTGTTATAGATTTAGAAATTTACCAATGGAGTACTATTTAGATTGGCTTGAAGTGGCTAAAGATGAGATACGCCACTTTAATATGATATGTCAAAAAATGAAGTCTATTGGAGTTACATATGGTGATTATCCTGTGCATAATGGATTATTTGTTGCACTAGTTATAACTTCAGATTCTTTAGTAAATCGTATGGCTGTACTACCTAGATATATGGAGGCTAATGGTCTTGATGCCAACCTTTTTATGATGCAAAAATTAAATGCAAATGGCGATAAAGATGGCATTTTAGATATTTTAAAAATTATTCATAAAGAAGAGATAGAGCATGTAAGCAAAGGTGATAAGTGGTTTAAATTTGCTTGCAATATAAAAAATATAGACCCAAACTCATGGATAGATATAATAAGAAAATTTTATCCAAAAGCCTTTGAAGCCAAAAGAGCATTAGATATAGAACATAGATTATTAGCTGGATTTACTCAAGATGAGATTGATAAAATACAAAAATTTCAGGAGATAGTATGA
- a CDS encoding rhomboid family intramembrane serine protease, giving the protein MNLRFTLAIIAINFIIYFLQYFVYNSFEFGILFGLNELFFAGAYWQIITSMFIHGSFMHIVMNMVVLYQFGSILERYLGWVKFGILYIVGGLITGFLSIGYLAFERINLVGASGAISVLLGFLAYIDRYNRKGLVIVILIVSFAPLLMGVNVAWYAHLIGFGIGYLAGFFKVLR; this is encoded by the coding sequence GTGAATTTAAGATTTACTCTAGCGATAATTGCGATAAATTTTATAATATATTTTTTGCAATATTTTGTTTATAACTCATTTGAATTTGGAATTTTATTTGGGCTTAATGAGCTATTTTTTGCTGGGGCTTATTGGCAGATTATTACTTCAATGTTTATCCATGGTTCATTTATGCATATTGTTATGAATATGGTTGTGCTTTATCAATTTGGTTCAATTTTAGAAAGATATCTAGGATGGGTTAAATTTGGAATTTTATATATAGTTGGTGGTTTGATTACTGGATTTTTGAGTATTGGATATTTAGCTTTTGAAAGAATTAATTTAGTTGGGGCTAGTGGAGCTATATCTGTATTGCTTGGATTTTTAGCTTATATAGATAGATATAATCGCAAAGGACTTGTAATTGTTATATTAATAGTGAGTTTTGCACCACTTTTAATGGGGGTTAATGTAGCGTGGTATGCGCATTTAATAGGGTTTGGTATTGGGTATTTAGCTGGATTTTTTAAGGTATTAAGATGA
- a CDS encoding NlpC/P60 family protein, which produces MRLAIFIILTFVFSGCSLKTINTQSVQNSDIKNSIKIDNQELYKNYLKRYEYTLNLSKYVGKRAIDCSALIATINNKNSDIYSLNNLSFYYGKDGRRSQAIYNLYKSKDWLNYHSATPGDLIFFNNTTKSTRGKKTHNITHIGIVKSIKDDGTIVFLHNLKGKNILSVMNLTYKDNHKVDGKKINAYIIANCKSASCLVSNRFSGFGKINRDISVK; this is translated from the coding sequence ATGAGATTAGCTATTTTTATAATTTTGACTTTTGTATTTAGTGGATGTAGTTTAAAAACCATAAATACTCAAAGTGTTCAAAATAGTGATATAAAAAATTCAATCAAAATAGACAATCAAGAATTGTATAAAAATTATCTTAAAAGATATGAATATACACTAAATTTAAGCAAATATGTTGGTAAAAGAGCTATAGATTGCTCAGCTTTAATTGCTACTATAAATAATAAAAATAGCGATATATACTCTCTTAATAATTTAAGCTTTTATTATGGTAAAGATGGTCGTCGCTCTCAGGCTATTTATAATCTATATAAGAGCAAAGATTGGTTAAATTATCATAGTGCTACTCCTGGAGATTTAATATTTTTTAATAACACTACAAAATCTACAAGAGGTAAAAAAACTCACAATATAACTCATATAGGTATAGTAAAAAGTATTAAAGATGATGGAACAATCGTATTTTTGCATAATCTCAAAGGCAAGAATATCTTAAGTGTAATGAATTTAACCTATAAAGATAATCACAAAGTAGATGGTAAAAAAATAAACGCATATATAATAGCAAATTGCAAAAGTGCAAGCTGTTTAGTCTCAAATAGATTTTCTGGATTTGGCAAGATTAATAGGGATATATCAGTAAAATAG
- a CDS encoding 3'-5' exonuclease codes for MKDKLDDFINLLAKSSLNYHDFLQKANDIGELTDIIEPKNLADWRLLGLELERAQNGKIMMPTRFRDFNEQVFCIVDIETSGGINSGQIIEIGAVKIQGGKEIGRFETLVWANEIPQNISELTGIYQFDLIGAPRLANALESFRLFLSDSVFVAHNVKFDYEFISISLARLGFGMLLNRKICTIDLARRTIESQRYGLGALKQIFGIDNTHHRALNDAIAACEIFKECIKRLPWHVQSVEDLILFSKTAKTLKVPKMSEQADLRV; via the coding sequence TTGAAAGATAAATTGGATGATTTTATAAATTTACTAGCAAAAAGCAGCTTAAATTATCACGATTTTTTGCAAAAGGCTAATGATATAGGGGAGCTAACTGATATTATAGAGCCAAAAAATTTAGCTGATTGGAGACTTTTAGGTCTTGAGCTAGAGCGAGCGCAAAATGGCAAAATAATGATGCCAACAAGATTTAGGGATTTTAACGAGCAGGTTTTTTGTATCGTTGATATTGAGACAAGTGGTGGGATAAATAGCGGCCAGATTATTGAAATTGGTGCAGTAAAAATTCAAGGCGGCAAGGAGATTGGTAGATTTGAGACTTTAGTTTGGGCTAATGAGATTCCACAAAATATTAGCGAATTAACAGGAATTTATCAGTTTGATTTAATTGGCGCTCCAAGGCTAGCAAATGCACTTGAGAGTTTTAGACTATTTTTGAGTGATTCAGTCTTTGTAGCGCATAATGTTAAATTTGATTATGAGTTTATTAGCATTAGTCTTGCAAGGCTTGGTTTTGGAATGCTCTTAAATAGAAAAATATGCACTATCGATCTAGCTAGAAGAACTATAGAATCACAAAGGTACGGCTTGGGTGCGTTAAAGCAGATTTTTGGCATTGATAATACCCATCATAGAGCCTTAAATGATGCTATTGCAGCTTGCGAGATATTTAAAGAGTGTATAAAGCGTCTGCCATGGCATGTTCAAAGCGTAGAAGATCTTATACTATTTAGTAAAACAGCAAAAACTCTAAAGGTTCCAAAGATGAGCGAACAAGCAGATTTAAGAGTTTAA
- the rpe gene encoding ribulose-phosphate 3-epimerase, producing MYVAPSILSADFGSLAKEVRDVCDAGADLIHVDVMDGHFVPNLTIGPLVVEAVAKASTKPLDIHLMVENVPFFVDLFLPLKPKFISFHIEEEKHPLRLIDHIRKNGVSPAIVLNPHIPVSSLEYIINEVDMVLLMSVNPGFGGQKFIQSVLPKAIQLRELIEARNAKCMIEVDGGVNGLNVSDLDAAGVDIVVAGSFVFGSNDYAQAIKALKI from the coding sequence ATGTATGTAGCTCCAAGTATTTTATCGGCCGATTTTGGCTCATTAGCTAAGGAAGTAAGAGATGTCTGTGATGCTGGGGCTGACCTGATTCATGTAGATGTAATGGATGGCCATTTTGTGCCGAATTTGACAATTGGCCCTTTAGTTGTTGAGGCTGTAGCTAAGGCATCTACAAAGCCACTTGATATTCATTTAATGGTAGAAAATGTCCCATTTTTTGTTGATCTATTTTTGCCATTAAAGCCTAAATTTATTAGCTTTCATATTGAAGAAGAAAAACACCCATTAAGATTAATTGACCATATTCGTAAAAATGGAGTAAGTCCAGCCATAGTGTTAAATCCACACATTCCAGTAAGCTCTTTGGAGTATATTATAAATGAGGTTGATATGGTTCTTTTAATGAGCGTAAATCCTGGATTTGGCGGGCAAAAATTTATCCAATCGGTACTACCAAAAGCGATACAATTAAGAGAGTTAATAGAAGCACGAAATGCTAAATGTATGATCGAGGTAGATGGCGGAGTAAATGGGCTAAATGTATCTGATTTAGATGCTGCTGGAGTTGATATAGTAGTGGCTGGAAGCTTTGTATTTGGTAGCAATGATTATGCTCAAGCTATCAAAGCATTAAAAATTTAA
- the rseP gene encoding RIP metalloprotease RseP: protein MRSLIFVLVLLVASFWYWGVHFGVTILALSFLIFFHELGHFLAAKYFGVFVKTFSIGFGEKIYSKKFGNTTYCISAIPLGGYVQLKGQDDTDPRHKNYDSDSYNTLSPFKRIIILFAGPFFNILLAFILYMIIGFIGVERLAPVVGTTLPDSAALNAQIQKNDKILAIDGVKIQEWNEIKKYVTTKPTNLLILRDGKEISITLTPKIGQSKNIFGETVQTPLIGITPNGETTTIYNNGFDSLKFAYNETLEASKLIYKGLEKLITGVVPIQEMGGIVAMADITTKASQISLSVLLVIVALISVNLGILNLLPLPVLDGGHIIFNIYEMIFKRPVNERIFVGLSYASMALLFTLMAFTIINDITRLAGE, encoded by the coding sequence TTGAGAAGTTTGATATTTGTCTTAGTGCTTTTAGTTGCTAGCTTTTGGTACTGGGGAGTGCATTTTGGTGTAACTATACTAGCTTTATCATTTTTAATATTTTTTCATGAGCTTGGTCACTTCTTAGCTGCTAAATATTTTGGTGTATTTGTAAAAACCTTTAGCATAGGATTTGGAGAAAAAATTTATAGCAAAAAATTTGGCAATACAACCTACTGCATAAGCGCTATTCCACTTGGTGGATATGTACAGCTAAAAGGTCAAGATGATACAGACCCACGCCATAAAAATTATGATAGCGATAGCTACAATACTCTAAGTCCATTTAAGCGAATTATTATTCTTTTTGCTGGGCCTTTTTTTAATATCTTATTAGCATTTATTTTATATATGATAATTGGATTTATAGGCGTAGAGAGATTAGCTCCAGTTGTTGGTACCACCTTACCAGATTCGGCTGCACTAAATGCTCAAATTCAAAAAAATGATAAAATCCTAGCTATAGATGGAGTTAAAATACAAGAGTGGAATGAGATCAAAAAATATGTAACGACAAAACCTACTAATCTATTAATATTGCGTGATGGAAAAGAGATTAGTATAACTCTAACACCAAAAATTGGCCAGAGTAAAAATATCTTTGGTGAGACTGTGCAGACTCCACTTATTGGTATAACTCCAAACGGAGAGACTACAACTATATATAATAATGGTTTTGATAGCCTTAAATTTGCCTATAATGAGACTTTAGAAGCTTCAAAACTCATATATAAAGGATTAGAAAAGCTAATTACTGGCGTAGTACCAATCCAAGAGATGGGCGGAATAGTAGCAATGGCTGATATTACTACTAAAGCTAGTCAAATTAGCCTATCTGTGCTTTTAGTAATTGTAGCACTGATATCTGTAAATTTGGGAATTTTAAATCTTCTTCCACTACCAGTACTTGATGGCGGACATATAATATTTAATATTTATGAGATGATATTTAAAAGACCAGTAAATGAGCGTATATTTGTAGGACTTAGCTATGCTTCTATGGCTTTGCTATTTACTTTAATGGCATTTACTATCATCAATGATATAACTAGATTAGCAGGAGAATAG
- a CDS encoding YggS family pyridoxal phosphate-dependent enzyme translates to MSLDNILKDINNRARLIAVSKNVTQNEVIALYNQGLREFGENRVQELKRKSEILSNLDIKWHFIGRLQSNKINQLISLRPTLWQSCESLEMALEVDKRLNYKLDTLLQINSANEESKQGVDPKDAINIYKEIQNRCKNLNLIGVMSIGAHSDDVDEIKKSFEITKEIFDSLKPHGATICSMGMSGDFKLAIECGSNMIRLGTILYS, encoded by the coding sequence ATGAGTTTAGATAATATTTTAAAAGATATTAATAATAGAGCAAGACTAATTGCTGTAAGCAAAAATGTAACCCAAAATGAGGTAATAGCACTATATAATCAAGGCTTAAGAGAATTTGGTGAAAATAGAGTCCAAGAGTTAAAAAGAAAGAGTGAAATTCTATCAAATTTAGATATCAAATGGCACTTTATAGGTCGCTTACAAAGTAATAAAATAAATCAGCTTATATCACTTCGCCCTACTTTATGGCAAAGTTGCGAAAGCTTAGAGATGGCACTTGAGGTAGATAAAAGATTAAATTATAAACTAGATACGCTACTTCAAATAAACTCAGCCAATGAAGAATCCAAGCAAGGCGTAGATCCAAAAGATGCTATAAATATATACAAAGAGATTCAAAATAGATGCAAAAACTTAAATTTAATCGGCGTGATGAGTATTGGCGCTCATAGTGATGATGTAGATGAGATCAAAAAAAGCTTTGAGATTACTAAAGAGATATTTGACTCTTTAAAACCCCATGGAGCTACAATCTGCTCAATGGGGATGAGTGGAGATTTTAAACTAGCTATTGAGTGTGGATCAAATATGATAAGGCTTGGCACAATCTTATATAGCTAA